A window of the Coprobacter fastidiosus genome harbors these coding sequences:
- a CDS encoding TetR/AcrR family transcriptional regulator, translated as MQAEKEYVRKNILAAATPLFYAKGYVKVPMRKIAEASHVGLSNIYNYYDSKEDIFHEIVRPVVNCFYEMLDEHHGKRGADILEMFTNDYLRSVIDEYVSIVNKYRDLLFLLLFRSQGTSLERFKEDFSDRSTMLVKDYFLKMKWKHPDLNIDVSDFTIRLHTVWMFTMLEELIVHRRTPDETEKIITEYMIFCVTGWRELMKR; from the coding sequence ATGCAAGCAGAAAAAGAATATGTGAGGAAAAATATATTGGCTGCAGCGACACCGTTGTTTTATGCAAAAGGGTATGTAAAAGTTCCTATGCGCAAAATTGCGGAAGCTTCCCATGTGGGGTTGAGTAATATTTATAATTATTATGATAGTAAAGAGGATATTTTTCATGAAATAGTGCGTCCTGTAGTGAATTGTTTTTATGAAATGCTCGACGAACATCATGGGAAGAGGGGTGCGGATATACTGGAAATGTTCACGAATGATTATCTCCGGTCTGTTATAGATGAGTATGTTTCTATTGTCAATAAGTACAGGGATTTGTTGTTTTTGCTTTTGTTCAGGTCTCAAGGTACTTCGTTGGAGAGATTTAAAGAGGATTTTTCGGATCGTTCGACTATGCTGGTGAAAGATTATTTTTTGAAGATGAAGTGGAAACACCCGGATTTGAATATTGATGTTTCGGACTTTACGATACGTTTGCATACTGTTTGGATGTTTACGATGTTGGAAGAGCTGATCGTTCACAGGAGAACACCGGATGAAACGGAAAAAATAATAACGGAATATATGATTTTTTGTGTTACAGGTTGGAGAGAGCTTATGAAGAGATAG